From a region of the Anoplopoma fimbria isolate UVic2021 breed Golden Eagle Sablefish chromosome 16, Afim_UVic_2022, whole genome shotgun sequence genome:
- the pgap1 gene encoding GPI inositol-deacylase, which yields MKLATVAFYGLALGLLAVGLRELLTGFEENRCSMTYMFEYPEYRRVALPRRVARLYPAYGLYLYGEGLYAQETRSLKLTGAPVLFLPGNAGSHKQARSLGSVALRKAENMEGGLHFNVFTVDFNEELVALYGGSLLRQTHFLHESIKAILRLYKSLKTPPQSVVLVGHSMGGVVARALFTLPRFNTNLVSLIITQASPHLAPVLALDPYLLDFYSAVRQKWINQAKKLRNVTVLSVGGGYRDYQVRSGLTSLPCTPGDPNKLSLVVTAVPRTWVSTDHLSIVWCKELVLATVRAFFDLIDPETRQFTVNPEKKMAVLNHHFIRHPVRMLEETEDTSISISDFPEAWSEVNTLRLAYSTPKEGQVKYFLFALSSRRKAYSHFYCRSNNLEMTSWVYGCVNKNSSSCVSAVDLSMGTELLPPYKVLILSLSDLSSVTHLVVSASNLNGKQFTVECEWQRQESQTLSLPMPHVLSFGLSVSDVSVNFSGLLHTIKLQHFHQVYQAFRISVASQCKVNKDRLPNVYRIHVPWFREDSLTTASVPSVTEISGMLHTSRPDNASGVLLQLHTAPNCQYKVSVRTSLPRVLGQILRFCGPMVPVYTAVTLLQACGGQLSSILKSRRAADMSQVVAKGLQPHKVNLPVFILHILLSCSWFQDVWSFLYLPPMDALPSTHPDGGTLEDAAPVEEWPLFLSPLLYILGAAVAYWGSALLRLIMRLISLILAPLHRPSVSRDCGTLGLRTQLLITLCLTVIGGVSCGALSIFAAFLLHLYRLLRLQMTERSLSHMLNLAPRKHREAENGIVDAESLSKSKECNGAPLLSECALQEVRDDLQLHLCLSALFTLPVMLIAPSLLHWIRNLRYSTQLDPDPCWPCSVPLIIVYILLINCNTLKLSNSKLLPLTSCLSLPLSIAMVTFSPLHLYRVTYFLLAALVPMALCCLL from the exons ATGAAACTCGCCACTGTGGCCTTCTACGGGTTGGCTCTGGGGCTTCTGGCGGTCGGCCTGCGAGAGTTGCTGACTGGCTTCGAGGAGAACAGATGCAGTATGACCTATATGTTTGAATACCCGGAGTACCGG CGTGTGGCTCTGCCTCGTCGCGTGGCCAGACTGTACCCAGCGTACGGCCTCTACCTGTATGGAGAGGGTCTGTACGCCCAGGAGACCCGATCGCTCAAACTCACCGGTGCCCCTGTGCTCTTCCTGCCTGGAAACGCAGGCAGCCACAAACAAG CTCGCTCCCTGGGCTCAGTGGCCTTGAGGAAGGCCGAGAACATGGAGGGAGGTCTCCACTTCAACGTGTTCACCGTGGACTTCAACGAGGAGCTGGTGGCGCTCTACGGCGGCAGCCTGCTTAGGCAGACACACTTCCTGCATGAGAGCATTAAGGCCATCCTGAGGCTCTACAAG TCCCTGAAGACCCCACCTCAGAGTGTGGTGCTTGTTGGTCACTCCATGGGAGGAGTGGTGGCCCGGGCGCTCTTCACTTTGCCCCGCTTTAACACCAATCTGGTCAGCCTCATCATTACCCAGGCCTCCCCCCACCTGGCTCCGGTGCTGGCCCTGGACCCGTACCTGCTGG ATTTCTACTCTGCAGTAAGACAGAAGTGGATTAACCAGGCGAAAAAGCTCAGGAACGTCACGGTTCTGTCTGTCGGGGGTGGTTACCGTGACTACCAGGTCCGCTCCGGCCTGACATCCCTGCCTTGTACCCCAGGAGACCCCAATAAGTTGTCCCTAGTG GTGACTGCAGTTCCCAGGACTTGGGTGTCCACTGACCATCTGTCAATCGTTTG GTGCAAAGAGCTTGTTCTCGCTACTGTCAGGGCATTCTTTGACCTCATCGATCCAGAAACCAGACAG TTCACAGTAAACCCAGAGAAGAAAATGGCTGTACTAAACCATCACTTCATCAGACACCCTGTCAGGATGCTGGAAGAAACTGAAGacacctccatctccatctcag ATTTTCCTGAAGCGTGGAGTGAAGTTAACACACTGCGCCTGGCTTACAGCACACCAAAG GAAGGACAAGTCAAATACTTTCTTTTTGCCCTGTCGAGTCGCAGGAAGGCCTACAGCCATTTCTACTGCCGAAGCAACAACCTG GAGATGACTAGCTGGGTTTACGGCTGCGTGAACAAGAACAGTTCCTCGTG TGTGAGTGCGGTGGATCTGTCCATGGGAACTGAGCTTCTGCCACCCTACAAG GTCCTGATTCTGAGTCTCAGTGACTTGTCTTCAGTTACTCACCTGGTTGTTTCGGCCTCCAATCTCAATGGCAAGCAG TTCACAGTGGAATGCGAGTGGCAGAGACAAGAATCTCAGACTCTGTCTCTCCCAATGCCACATGTTCTGTCCTTTG GTTTGTCTGTCAGCGACGTTTCGGTCAACTTCTCTGGACTTCTTCACACCATCAAGCTGCAACACTTTCACCAG GTCTATCAGGCTTTCAGGATTAGTGTTGCAAGCCAGTGCAAAGTAAATAAAG ATAGACTGCCCAATGTGTACAGAATACACGTGCCGTGGTTTCGAGAGGACTCTTTAACTACAGCCAG TGTGCCATCAGTGACTGAGATCTCAGGGATGCTCCACACAAGTCGTCCAGACAACGCCTCAGGTGTCCTCCTTCAGCTCCACACCGCCCCCAACTGCCAATATAAG GTGTCAGTGAGGACTTCATTACCCAGGGTGCTGGGACAG ATACTGAGGTTCTGTGGTCCCATGGTGCCGGTGTACACAGCTGTCACGCTGCTCCAGGCCTGTGGGGGGCAGCTGTCCTCCATCCTGAAGTCAAGGCGAGCTGCAGACATGAGCCAGGTGGTGGCCAAAGGTCTGCAGCCTCACAAAGTCAATCTCCCCGTCTTTATTCTGCACATCTTACTTAG CTGTAGCTGGTTTCAAGATGTCTGGTCATTTCTTTATCTCCCCCCTATGGATGCCCTCCCCTCAACCCACCCTGATGGTGGTACTCTTGAGGATGCAGCACCGGTCGAAGAATGGCCCCTCTTCCTGTCCCCTCTTCTTTACATCTTGGGGGCAGCCGTGGCGTACTGGGGCAGCGCGCTGCTCCGTCTCATCATGCGACTGATCTCACTTATATTAGCTCCACTCCACAG ACCATCTGTGTCTAGAGACTGTGGCACCCTGGGACTCCGGACCCAGCTCCTCATCACTCTGTGTCTGACTGTTATAGGAGGGGTGTCCTGCGGGGCGCTGTCCATCTTTGCTGCCTTTCTGCTCCACCTTTACAGG TTACTGAGGCTACAGATGACAGAAAGATCCTTGAGTCACATGTTGAATCTG GCACCGCGGAAGCACAGAGAAGCCGAGAACGGCATCGTCGATGCAGAATCTCTGAGCAAGTCTAAAGAATGTAATGGCGCCCCCCTGCTGTCTGAGTGTGCTCTGCAGGAGGTGAGGGACGACTTGCAGCTCCACCTCTGCCTATCTGCACTCTTCACGCTTCCTGTCATGCTCATCGCACCCTCACTCCTCCACTGGATCCGCAACCTGAG GTATTCCACCCAGCTGGATCCTGACCCTTGTTGGCCATGCAGCGTGCCTCTAATCATTGTGTACATCCTGCTTATTAACTGCAACACTTTAAAACTCAGCAACAG TAAACTCCTGCCTCTGACGTCTTGCCTCTCGCTCCCCTTGTCCATTGCCATGGTGACGTTCTCTCCACTCCACCTCTACAGAGTCACCTACTTCCTGTTGGCGGCACTCGTCCCCATGGCCTTGTGTTGCCTGCTCTGA